AAACCAACTGGATGTTCCCCGCGGGCGCGATGTCGAAGCCGCTCAATCCGGTCTTCGACGCACTGGTCAAGCCCGCCGAGACACTTGAGTTCACACCGGAGGAAGTGGCTGAAAACCGCCAGAACTGGGTGAACGAATGGCTCGGCGTGATGAGCCGGTAACGACATGACGGCGGATGGGGCGGCAAGCTGATGGACCGCATGCCTTCACGCCCCCCTCCGGCCTGCCATGGATAGGATCGACCGCCGCGTCCTCGCGGGCATCATAGGCCTCGCCGCGATCGCGATCCTGATCGGCGGGGCCTTCTCAGGCCTCGCAGTCGAGGCGTTGAACGACTGGTCGGGCGCTGTCTCGGCGCTCGACGCCTACCTTTTCCGTGTTGCCCGTTTCACCGTCTGGCAGGCGGCATTGTCGACGATCCTGTCGGTGCTTCCGGCCCTGTTCGTGGCGCGCGCGCTCGCGCGCCACCCGCATTTCCCGGGGCGTGCATTCATCTTGCGCCTTTTCGCCCTGCCGCTGGCACTGCCGGCGATCGTGGCAGCCCTCGGCATCCTTGCTCTGCTTGGGCGAGCAGGCATTCTCGCACAGCCGCTGACGGATGTTCTCGGCGCGCGATGGCAAGGGATTTACGGGCTCTCGGGCATCCTCGTCGCTCACGTTTTCTTCAATCTGCCACTCGCCACGCGTCTGCTGCTCCATGCGTTGGAAACCGTTCCGGCCGATCAGTGGCGGCTGGCGGCACAGTTGGGCATGGGCGCGCGTTCCTCGTTCAGGCTCATCGAGTGGCCCGTGCTCCGCGCCGCACTCCCAGGCGTTGCCGGCCTCGTCTTCATGCTCTGCGTGACCTCGTTCACCATCGTTCTGACGCTCGGCGGCGGTCCTCGCGCCACGACGCTGGAAGTCGCGATCTACCAGGCGCTGCGCTTCGATTTCGACCCCGCACGCGCCCTGGCGCTCACCGCATTGCAAATCGTGCTGACCGTCGTGGTGGTGATTCTCCTGACGCGAACCGGCGCAAACATGGCCGGCGACGCCAACCTGCCCGTCGCGCCAAGACGACCCGTCGTGGCCGGTCGTGCGGAACGACTCACAAACGGTGCGACCATCCTCGCGGCGCTTGTTTTCGTTGCCGCACCGCTCGCCGCGACGATCATCGCGGGACTGCGGGCCGATCTGTCGCGCCTCGCCGTGGATCCAGCCGTCCATGCGGCAACGGTGACCAGCCTGCTTCTCGCATCCCTGTCCGCGTTTCTGTGCGTCGCGCTTTCGCTGTCGTTGACGATGGCACGACGGGCCATGGAAATGCGCAGACCGACAAGCGCTGCTCCGTCGCTGCTTGAGCGTATGCTCGACACCGGCGCAGGCTTCGTTCTCGTGGTGCCGCCCATCGTCGTCGGCGCTGGGTGGTTCATCCTGCTGCGCCACACCGGCCAGGTCTTCGCAATCGCGCCGGTCATGGTCGTGACCGTCAACGCGGTCATGGCGATGCCTTTCGCGATCCGCGCGATTCGTCCGGCTTGGGATGCGGCAAGCGCACGCAACGATCGCCTATGCGCCTCGCTGGGCATCACCGGAACGAACCGCCTTCGCCTGATCGACTGGCCGTCGATCCGTGGACCGGCCCTGATGGCGCTCGCCTTCGCCATGGCGCTCTCATTGGGCGACCTCGGCGTCATCGCGCTCTTCGGCAGCGAGTCCGTGCAGACATTGCCCTATCTTCTGCTGGCGCGAATGGGCAGCTACCGGACGGAAGACGCGGCGGGTCTCGCTCTGTTTCTGGGCGCGCTATGCCTGCTTCTGATGCTGCTGGTGGATCGATCGAGAGCGAAATCATGACCAAATCTACGGCTCAACAAGGAGCATCGGTTCGGCTCGACGACGTCGCCTTCAGCTTCGGCGAGACGACAATGCATTTCGATCTGTCGATCGAGCCTTCGCACATCGTCGCGATCATGGGACCCAGCGGCTCGGGCAAGACGACCCTCCTGAACCTGATCGCGGGCTTCGAGCAGCCCGCCTCCGGCCGTGTCGTGATCGGCGAGACGGATGTGACCGGCATGCAGCCATCGACGCGGCCCGTCTCGATGATCTTCCAGGAAAACAACCTGTTCGCCCATCTCGACGTCGCCAGAAATGTCGGGCTGGGACGCTCCCCGTCGCTGAGGCTGTCGGCGCAGGACCATGCCGACATCGCAGCCGCCTTGGAGCGCACCGGTCTTGGCGGAAAGGACAAGCGGCTTCCGTCGGAACTCTCGGGCGGCGAGCGCCAGCGCGTGGCGCTGTCACGCGTTCTGGTGCGCGATCGCCCCGTCCTGCTGCTGGACGAGCCATTCGCCTCGCTCGGACCCGCGCTACGCCTCGAGATGCTGGATCTCCTGCGCGATCTCCACGCGGAGCGTGCAATGACCGTCCTGATGGTCACGCACCAGCCCGAGGACGCGAAGGCAATCGCCCAAAGCATCGCCTTCGTCGAGAACGGCCGCATCGCGGCCTTCGACAGGACGCGGACGATGCTGTCCGGCAACGCGCCTGCGGCATTCAGGGCTTATCTCGGCGGATGACGCCGCCCGGCGCCAAAAGCGCCCGGAAGCCGACACAATTTGGCGACAAACCCCAGCCAAATCCGAAATCATGGCTACAAGTCGCAAAAGGTTGACTTGCGTGAGAGCCATTGCAACCGTTCTGAACCGAAATGAGTTATAGAGTTCGAGCGAGACGAGAGGAAGCCGAACTGCCGACATCAAACAAGGACTTGGCGAAGGACCGGGCACACCCGGCCCGCGGCTTCCAGCGCGGGCTGTTTGCGCTTGTCATGACGACTGCGCTCGCTGGCTGTCAGGTGCTCGATTCGGCAAGCACCACCGACGCGTTCAAGCCATCCGCAAATCCGGTGACCGTCGATACGGTGACCCGCAACGATCGCATCGTTTCGATCGCGCGCGAGCAGCATCCGCGGATTCTCGCGACCTATGGCGGAAACTACTCGGACCCCAAGCTTGAGCGCATGGTCGCAAAGGTGGTTGGCACGCTGACGCTGGATCCAGAAAATCCGAACCAGACTTACCAGATCACCATCCTCAACTCGCCGAACATCAACGCCTTCGCCTTGCCCGGTGGATATCTCTACGTCACACGCGGCCTGCTTGCGCTGGCCAACGATTCCGCTGAGTTGGCGGCGGTGATCGCGCATGAAATGGCGCACGTGACCGCCAATCACGGCATCCAGCGCCAGCAGAAGGAAGCCGAGGAGGTTCTTGCTTCTCAGGTGGTGAACGACGTTCTGGGCGGCGATCCGGCTGCCCGCGTGGCGCTTGTCCGCGGCAAGCTGAGGCTCGCTCAGTTCTCGCGAAACCAGGAACTGGAAGCGGACGCGATCGGCATCAAGGCGATCGCGCGCGCCGGCTTCGACCCGTTCGCAGCCGCGCGTTTCCAGCAGTCGATGGCTGCCTACGGAACCTCGCGCAGCGTGACGGGCGCCGTCGATGAAAATCTCGATTTCCTCGCGAGCCACCCAACCGCGCCGCAGCGCATCGAACTTGCCTTGCGCCATGCCCGCCAGTTCGGCGCGCCGGGTACGGGCAACCGGGATCGCGACTCGTTCCTCGCAGGCATCGACGGCATGCTGTTCGGCGACACGCCCGACGAAGGCTACATCAGGGGCCGTGTGTTCCTGCATCCCAAGCTCGGCGTCACCTTCGCGGTTCCGGACGGCTTCGTGATCGACAATTCGGCGGCAGCAGTGACGGCGGCGGGGCCCGGCGACATCGCCGTGCGCTTCGACGGGGTGCAGATCGACCAGCGGGTGAGCCTGTCGGACTATGTCCGTAGTGGCTGGGTCGCCGGTCTCGACCAGCAGACCATTCGCCAGACGACGATCAACGGAAACGAAGCCGTGACGGCAAAGGCGCGCGCCGAAGGCTGGCAGTTCGACGTCACCGTCATCCGCTCGTCAGGGCAGGTCTATCGCCTGTTGACCGCAGCGCCTGCCGCAAGCAACCAGCTCGACGCGATCGCGAGCCAGGTCGGCGGAAGCTTCCGCACGCTGACGCCCGCCGAACGCGAGGCCTTGCGCCCGTTGCGGATTCGTATCGTAACGGTTCAGCCCGGCCAGACGGTCGCGACGCTCGCTGCTCAGATGCAGGGCGTCGATCGCAAGCTCGACATGTTCCGCCTGATCAACGCCATGGGTGCCGGCGCGACCGTTTCGGCAGGCTCCAAGGTCAAGATCATCACCGATCGCTAAAGCATTTCAGGCTTTCACCGAAACACCCCCTCCACCGCCTACGGCGGTTGGAGGGGGTGTTTCGCGCAAAGAAGCGTCGTCAGGCGGCGCTTTGCATGACATTCGCGTCGATCTGGACCAATGCGACCCGCAGCTTCTCCAGCGCCCGGCCCTCGATCTGGCGTACGCGTTCCTTGGAAATTCCCAGCGCGCTGCCGAGCGACTCCAGCGTCGCACCCTCGTCCTGCAGCCGGCGCTCCTTGATGATCTGCAATTCGCGCGCGTTGAGCGTGGCCAGCGCCTTTCGCAGCCAGTTTGTCCGCCGCTCGTCGTCGATCGTCTTGGTGACGATCTCGTCGGGAAGCGGCTGATCGGAGACGAGAAAGTCCATACGGTCCGAACCGCCGTCATTGTCGCTCGAGACGGGCGCATTGAGCGAGGTATCGGGCCCAGACAACCTCGCATCCATCATCGCGACATCGGCAATGGACACGCCCAGCGTCGACGAGACCTCGCGGTAGAGATCATCGCTCGACAGCGCGTTCGTTCCCTGTGACAGGCGCGCGCGCAGCCTGCGGAGATTGAAGAAGAGCGCCTTTTGCGCCGAGCTGGTGCCGCCACGCACGATCGACCAGTTGCGCAGAATGAAGTCCTGCATCGACGCCCGAATCCACCATGTCGCATAGGTCGAGAACCGGACCTCGCGCTCCGGCTCGAACCGCGCTGCCGCTTCGAGAAGGCCGACATGGCCCTCCTGGATGAGATCGCTCATCGACAGGCCGAAATGACGGAATTTCGATGCCATCGAGATGACGAGGCGCATATGTGCCACGGTTATCTGGTGCAGCGCCTGCTGGTCGCGGTTTTCTTTCCAGCGGACGGCAAGGTCGTGTTCCTCGCCACGCTCGAGATACGGGGCCTTCATCGCCTCGCGGATCATGCTTCGCTTTGCTGGGTCGTCCATCCTGCGCTCCCAATCTTGCGACGGCGTCTGGTCAGTATCTCACGCCACCCATCCAGGCTTTCAGTTGCCACTCCTTTGGAGTTGCAGCCGTAGACCCCCTGCAAAGCAAGACGAATATCGACGTCAAAAGTTCCGTGGCGGCGTGGCAAATCTCAAGATCGTTACCATCGACGCAAGCTCGGCCCCACAGATTCCACGCCTGTCCCGTGGCCGTTTCTGGGCAGGGAAACAAAAAGAACCCGGCCACAAGGACCGGGTTCCGATAGTCTCGACGTTGGGGAAAGATCGCTTACGCGGCCTCTTCCTGCTCCGTCTCTGCTTCCTCGTTGTCGGCCTTGGCGCCGCGCTTCGGACCCTTGTTCAGGTTGGTCTCGATGAGACGCACCGCTTCGGTGTCCGACATCTTGTTCACGGCGGCAATCTCGCGCGCCATACGGTCGAGTGCCGCTTCATAGAGCTGGCGCTCGGAATAAGACTGCTCAGGCTGGTTCTCAGCGCGATAGAGGTCGCGAACGACTTCCGCGATCGAGATCAGGTCGCCCGAATTGATCTTCGCGTCATATTCCTGAGCACGACGCGACCACATGGTGCGCTTCACGCGGGCGCGGCCCTGCACGACCTTGAGCGCGCGTTCGACATAGTCGGTCTCGGACAGCTTGCGCATGCCGATGGACGCGGCCTTCGCGACCGGCACCTTCAGGCGCATCTTGTCCTTCTGAAAGTCGATGACGAAGAGTTCCAGCTTATGCCCGGCGACTTCCTGGTCTTCGATCGCGGCGATCTGGCCGACCCCATGCGCGGGATAGACGATGTATTCGCCGGTCTTGAAGCCGTGCCGCGTCGCGGATTTCTTCTGCTGGGTTGCCATACGCCCTGTACTCCTTGTTATGCCGCGGGCCATTGCGGTCCGCGATTGCGTGTTGGCCGACAAGCCGGCCCGCCAACTGCCTGGACATGACAAAAAAAAAGCTGCGCATCCCGAGAGAAGCCCTGGCACGGACATCGCGGCAAAGCCACGGCCCGGCCCAGATCGCCCTGGTCCTTGATGCGTATCAGCCTTTCAATGATTGGAGCGCTAGCGCCATAAATCGACGTCTGTCATCGGCATGTTGATTGTGTCTAGCACAAAAAGTGGCAAGAATCAAGAATTTGCCGCACGCGCGAACACCGCCGGCAAAAAGCAAGCGTCTAAAGCGGCTTTCATTCGCCGAAATTTTTGCATCGTAGCGATCGATGCTCGGCAGGTTCGATCAATCCCCGTCGCCAGGCTCCGCGGAAAAGTACTTCTCGAACTTGTTCTCGACGCCGTCGAAGTCCTTGGCGTCGGCGGGAGCATCCTTCTTCGCCGTGATGTTCGGCCATTTGGACGCATATTCGGTGTTGATCTGCAGCCACTTGTCGAGGCCCGGCTCGGTATCCGGCTTGATCGCGTCAGCAGGGCATTCCGGCTCGCAGACACCGCAATCGATGCACTCGTCCGGATGAATGACGAGCATGTTGTCGCCTTCGTAGAAGCAGTCGACCGGACAGACCTCGATGCAATCCATGTACTTGCACTTGATGCAATTGTCGGTGACGAGGTAGGTCATAGGGCGGCTCCAGCCGGCATGTCAGTCTGATATCCGGCGGTGAGGTAACGCCTTTGGCGAAACCGCGCAAGGGCGACCATTGCGCGCAAAGCACCTGTGCGGGAACCAAATTCCAACGGCTATTCCTCGTCGCGCAGCGCGT
This portion of the Mesorhizobium sp. CAU 1732 genome encodes:
- a CDS encoding M48 family metalloprotease; its protein translation is MTTALAGCQVLDSASTTDAFKPSANPVTVDTVTRNDRIVSIAREQHPRILATYGGNYSDPKLERMVAKVVGTLTLDPENPNQTYQITILNSPNINAFALPGGYLYVTRGLLALANDSAELAAVIAHEMAHVTANHGIQRQQKEAEEVLASQVVNDVLGGDPAARVALVRGKLRLAQFSRNQELEADAIGIKAIARAGFDPFAAARFQQSMAAYGTSRSVTGAVDENLDFLASHPTAPQRIELALRHARQFGAPGTGNRDRDSFLAGIDGMLFGDTPDEGYIRGRVFLHPKLGVTFAVPDGFVIDNSAAAVTAAGPGDIAVRFDGVQIDQRVSLSDYVRSGWVAGLDQQTIRQTTINGNEAVTAKARAEGWQFDVTVIRSSGQVYRLLTAAPAASNQLDAIASQVGGSFRTLTPAEREALRPLRIRIVTVQPGQTVATLAAQMQGVDRKLDMFRLINAMGAGATVSAGSKVKIITDR
- the thiP gene encoding thiamine/thiamine pyrophosphate ABC transporter permease, with product MDRIDRRVLAGIIGLAAIAILIGGAFSGLAVEALNDWSGAVSALDAYLFRVARFTVWQAALSTILSVLPALFVARALARHPHFPGRAFILRLFALPLALPAIVAALGILALLGRAGILAQPLTDVLGARWQGIYGLSGILVAHVFFNLPLATRLLLHALETVPADQWRLAAQLGMGARSSFRLIEWPVLRAALPGVAGLVFMLCVTSFTIVLTLGGGPRATTLEVAIYQALRFDFDPARALALTALQIVLTVVVVILLTRTGANMAGDANLPVAPRRPVVAGRAERLTNGATILAALVFVAAPLAATIIAGLRADLSRLAVDPAVHAATVTSLLLASLSAFLCVALSLSLTMARRAMEMRRPTSAAPSLLERMLDTGAGFVLVVPPIVVGAGWFILLRHTGQVFAIAPVMVVTVNAVMAMPFAIRAIRPAWDAASARNDRLCASLGITGTNRLRLIDWPSIRGPALMALAFAMALSLGDLGVIALFGSESVQTLPYLLLARMGSYRTEDAAGLALFLGALCLLLMLLVDRSRAKS
- a CDS encoding RNA polymerase factor sigma-32, translating into MDDPAKRSMIREAMKAPYLERGEEHDLAVRWKENRDQQALHQITVAHMRLVISMASKFRHFGLSMSDLIQEGHVGLLEAAARFEPEREVRFSTYATWWIRASMQDFILRNWSIVRGGTSSAQKALFFNLRRLRARLSQGTNALSSDDLYREVSSTLGVSIADVAMMDARLSGPDTSLNAPVSSDNDGGSDRMDFLVSDQPLPDEIVTKTIDDERRTNWLRKALATLNARELQIIKERRLQDEGATLESLGSALGISKERVRQIEGRALEKLRVALVQIDANVMQSAA
- the fdxA gene encoding ferredoxin FdxA; protein product: MTYLVTDNCIKCKYMDCIEVCPVDCFYEGDNMLVIHPDECIDCGVCEPECPADAIKPDTEPGLDKWLQINTEYASKWPNITAKKDAPADAKDFDGVENKFEKYFSAEPGDGD
- a CDS encoding CarD family transcriptional regulator, encoding MATQQKKSATRHGFKTGEYIVYPAHGVGQIAAIEDQEVAGHKLELFVIDFQKDKMRLKVPVAKAASIGMRKLSETDYVERALKVVQGRARVKRTMWSRRAQEYDAKINSGDLISIAEVVRDLYRAENQPEQSYSERQLYEAALDRMAREIAAVNKMSDTEAVRLIETNLNKGPKRGAKADNEEAETEQEEAA
- the thiQ gene encoding thiamine ABC transporter ATP-binding protein; the encoded protein is MTKSTAQQGASVRLDDVAFSFGETTMHFDLSIEPSHIVAIMGPSGSGKTTLLNLIAGFEQPASGRVVIGETDVTGMQPSTRPVSMIFQENNLFAHLDVARNVGLGRSPSLRLSAQDHADIAAALERTGLGGKDKRLPSELSGGERQRVALSRVLVRDRPVLLLDEPFASLGPALRLEMLDLLRDLHAERAMTVLMVTHQPEDAKAIAQSIAFVENGRIAAFDRTRTMLSGNAPAAFRAYLGG